In Monodelphis domestica isolate mMonDom1 chromosome 4, mMonDom1.pri, whole genome shotgun sequence, one DNA window encodes the following:
- the LOC130458994 gene encoding olfactory receptor 51G2, giving the protein MTLASFGNSTVRPSTFLLSGLPGLEHIHIWISIPLFSMYLVSILGNCMILFIIKTESSLHQPMYFFLSMLALTDLGLSLCTLPTVLGIFLFGAREIDHDACFAQLFFIHCLSFLESSVLLSMAFDRLIAICRPLRYASILTNKVISRIGMGSLGRSVALIFPLPFMLKRFPYCGSQVLTHSYCLHQEVMKLACADITSNSIYGMFVIISTVGVDSVLILFSYVLILHTVLAIASQTERLKALNTCVSHICAVLLFYTPMIGLSVIHRFGKQAPHLVQVVMGFVYLLVPPLMNPIVYSVKTKQIRDRVIQTLRC; this is encoded by the coding sequence ATGACTCTTGCATCTTTTGGAAACAGCACTGTCAGGCCTTCTACCTTCCTCTTAAGTGGTCTCCCTGGGCTAGAGCATATCCACATCTGGATCTCCATCCCTCTGTTTTCTATGTACCTTGTGTCCATCTTGGGGAACTGCATGATTCTCTTCATTATCAAGACAGAATCTTCACTCCACCAGcccatgtatttcttcctctctatGCTGGCACTGACAGATCTGGGCCTGTCCCTGTGTACTCTTCCCACAGTGTTGGGTATTTTCTTATTTGGAGCCCGGGAGATTGACCATGATGCCTGTTTTGCTCAACTCTTTTTTATCCACTGTCTATCTTTCCTAGAGTCCTCAGTACTACTCTCCATGGCATTTGATCGTCTTATTGCCATCTGCCGTCCTCTGAGATATGCCTCCATTCTCACCAATAAAGTCATCAGCAGAATTGGCATGGGTTCCTTGGGTCGGAGTGTGGCACTCATCTTCCCACTTCCTTTCATGCTCAAACGCTTCCCCTATTGTGGATCCCAAGTTCTCACCCATTCCTATTGCCTTCACCAGGAAGTCATGAAGTTGGCATGTGCTGACATTACTTCCAACAGCATCTATGGCATGTTTGTCATCATCTCCACTGTGGGTGTGGATTCCGTGCTCATCCTCTTCTCTTATGTGCTAATTCTCCACACTGTGTTGGCCATTGCCTCCCAGACTGAGCGCCTCAAAGCCCTCAATACATGTGTCTCTCACATCTGTGCAGTACTACTCTTCTATACACCCATGATAGGTCTCTCCGTCATTCACAGATTTGGGAAGCAGGCTCCTCACTTGGTTCAGGTAGTCATGGGGTTTGTTTACCTTCTGGTCCCACCCTTGATGAATCCCATTGTCTACAGTGTGAAAACCAAGCAGATCAGGGATCGAGTTATTCAGACTCTCCGTTGCTAG